Proteins found in one Cardiocondyla obscurior isolate alpha-2009 linkage group LG03, Cobs3.1, whole genome shotgun sequence genomic segment:
- the LOC139101384 gene encoding large ribosomal subunit protein eL22 — protein MVLPAKKTKAPIKKQVLRGKGQKKKVSLRFTIDCTHPVEDNIMDVTNFEKYLQEKIKVNGKTNNFGNNVVLERNKMKLSINSDVDFSKRYLKYLTKKYLKKNKLRDWLRVVSKDKETYELRYFQINSQEDEDEEDAE, from the exons ATGGTTCTG CCGGCGAAGAAAACCAAGGCCCCGATTAAGAAGCAAGTCCTTCGGGGCAAGGGACAGAAGAAAAAAGTGTCTCTGAGGTTCACGATCGACTGTACGCATCCTGTGGAGGATAATATCATGGATGTTACTAATTTT gaaaaatatttacaagaaaaaatCAAAGTCAATGGTAAAACTAACAATTTTGGTAACAATGTTGTCCTAGAACGTAACAAGATGAAGCTCTCCATCAACAGTGATGTAGATTTCTCAAAGCG GTATCTCAAGTACTTGACGAAGAAGTACTTGAAAAAGAATAAGTTGCGTGATTGGCTGCGAGTAGTTTCGAAAGACAAGGAAACGTACGAATTACGTTACTTCCAAATTAATAGCCAGGAAGATGAAGATGAAGAAGATGcagaataa
- the Nsyb gene encoding neuronal synaptobrevin isoform X4 yields MKTQMATEGGLAPDAAAGAGTDGIVGGPRTPQQIASQKRLQATQAQVDEVVDIMKTNVEKVLERDQKLSELDDRADALQQGASQFEQQAGKLKRKFWLQNLKMMIIMGVIALIVLAIIVANFM; encoded by the exons GGCTACGGAGGGTGGTTTAGCGCCAGATGCAGCTGCAGGTGCAGGCACCGATGGCATCGTCGGCGGTCCCAGAACGCCCCAGCAAATTGCCTCGCAGAAACGGCTGCAGGCGACGCAAGCACAAGTCGACGAGGTCGTTGACATCATGAAGACGAATGTCGAGAAGGTCCTCGAGCGTGATCAGAAGCTCTCCGAGCTGGACGATCGAGCAG ATGCACTCCAGCAAGGTGCATCACAGTTTGAACAACAGGCAGGAAAATTGAAGAGAAAGTTTTGGCTACAAAATCTAAAG ATGATGATCATCATGGGTGTTATCGCACTTATCGTATTGGCCATCATTGTCG CGAACTTCATGTAG
- the Nsyb gene encoding vesicle-associated membrane protein 2 isoform X2: MATEGGLAPDAAAGAGTDGIVGGPRTPQQIASQKRLQATQAQVDEVVDIMKTNVEKVLERDQKLSELDDRADALQQGASQFEQQAGKLKRKFWLQNLKMMIIMGVIALIVLAIIVAKFYPETAPAPPAYNYPPNVMPQIPVQSAPGGPSGNSGAAGPAGGGSPQAATFIGNLNADKHSIA, translated from the exons AT GGCTACGGAGGGTGGTTTAGCGCCAGATGCAGCTGCAGGTGCAGGCACCGATGGCATCGTCGGCGGTCCCAGAACGCCCCAGCAAATTGCCTCGCAGAAACGGCTGCAGGCGACGCAAGCACAAGTCGACGAGGTCGTTGACATCATGAAGACGAATGTCGAGAAGGTCCTCGAGCGTGATCAGAAGCTCTCCGAGCTGGACGATCGAGCAG ATGCACTCCAGCAAGGTGCATCACAGTTTGAACAACAGGCAGGAAAATTGAAGAGAAAGTTTTGGCTACAAAATCTAAAG ATGATGATCATCATGGGTGTTATCGCACTTATCGTATTGGCCATCATTGTCG CGAAATTCTATCCGGAAACTGCGCCAGCTCCGCCCGCGTATAACTATCCACCAAACGTGATGCCGCAGATTCCAGTTCAATCAGCACCCGGTGGACCATCCGGTAATTCAGGGGCAGCGGGTCCTGCAGGGGGTGGCTCGCCGCAGGCCGCCACGTTTATCGGCAACTTGAACGCCGACAAACACAGCATCGCATAA
- the Nsyb gene encoding vesicle-associated membrane protein 2 isoform X1, with product MKTQMATEGGLAPDAAAGAGTDGIVGGPRTPQQIASQKRLQATQAQVDEVVDIMKTNVEKVLERDQKLSELDDRADALQQGASQFEQQAGKLKRKFWLQNLKMMIIMGVIALIVLAIIVAKFYPETAPAPPAYNYPPNVMPQIPVQSAPGGPSGNSGAAGPAGGGSPQAATFIGNLNADKHSIA from the exons GGCTACGGAGGGTGGTTTAGCGCCAGATGCAGCTGCAGGTGCAGGCACCGATGGCATCGTCGGCGGTCCCAGAACGCCCCAGCAAATTGCCTCGCAGAAACGGCTGCAGGCGACGCAAGCACAAGTCGACGAGGTCGTTGACATCATGAAGACGAATGTCGAGAAGGTCCTCGAGCGTGATCAGAAGCTCTCCGAGCTGGACGATCGAGCAG ATGCACTCCAGCAAGGTGCATCACAGTTTGAACAACAGGCAGGAAAATTGAAGAGAAAGTTTTGGCTACAAAATCTAAAG ATGATGATCATCATGGGTGTTATCGCACTTATCGTATTGGCCATCATTGTCG CGAAATTCTATCCGGAAACTGCGCCAGCTCCGCCCGCGTATAACTATCCACCAAACGTGATGCCGCAGATTCCAGTTCAATCAGCACCCGGTGGACCATCCGGTAATTCAGGGGCAGCGGGTCCTGCAGGGGGTGGCTCGCCGCAGGCCGCCACGTTTATCGGCAACTTGAACGCCGACAAACACAGCATCGCATAA
- the Nsyb gene encoding neuronal synaptobrevin isoform X3, with the protein MKTQMATEGGLAPDAAAGAGTDGIVGGPRTPQQIASQKRLQATQAQVDEVVDIMKTNVEKVLERDQKLSELDDRADALQQGASQFEQQAGKLKRKFWLQNLKMMIIMGVIALIVLAIIVASVTGGSNTQN; encoded by the exons GGCTACGGAGGGTGGTTTAGCGCCAGATGCAGCTGCAGGTGCAGGCACCGATGGCATCGTCGGCGGTCCCAGAACGCCCCAGCAAATTGCCTCGCAGAAACGGCTGCAGGCGACGCAAGCACAAGTCGACGAGGTCGTTGACATCATGAAGACGAATGTCGAGAAGGTCCTCGAGCGTGATCAGAAGCTCTCCGAGCTGGACGATCGAGCAG ATGCACTCCAGCAAGGTGCATCACAGTTTGAACAACAGGCAGGAAAATTGAAGAGAAAGTTTTGGCTACAAAATCTAAAG ATGATGATCATCATGGGTGTTATCGCACTTATCGTATTGGCCATCATTGTCG CGAGCGTCACCGGCGGCAGCAATACGCAAAATTGA